A single genomic interval of uncultured Desulfobulbus sp. harbors:
- a CDS encoding rhodanese-like domain-containing protein translates to MHYTNFLSKGLLAGLVILGLSTPASAFSLGNDKFKEEVTTEQVAVKLTREVQQGGYGIVTTAELKSMVDAGKELLIIDTMPYKDSYLKNHVPGAKQFLFPIPDMNEWDAKETDGKSLEDYEKLLGPDKNKTIVVYCGFVKCTRSHNGAVWAKKLGYTNVYRYPGGIFAWKGAGNPVESAK, encoded by the coding sequence ATGCACTACACAAATTTTTTGAGCAAAGGCCTTCTCGCCGGACTGGTGATCCTTGGCCTGAGTACCCCTGCTTCGGCCTTCTCTCTTGGCAACGATAAATTCAAAGAAGAGGTGACCACGGAACAGGTTGCGGTTAAACTCACTCGGGAAGTTCAGCAGGGCGGTTACGGAATTGTCACCACAGCTGAGCTGAAATCAATGGTCGACGCCGGCAAGGAGCTGCTGATCATCGACACAATGCCCTACAAGGATTCCTATCTCAAAAATCATGTTCCCGGGGCCAAACAGTTTCTTTTTCCCATTCCCGACATGAACGAGTGGGATGCCAAGGAAACTGATGGCAAGAGCCTGGAGGATTATGAAAAACTGCTGGGGCCGGATAAGAACAAAACCATCGTGGTGTATTGCGGTTTCGTCAAATGCACCCGCAGCCACAATGGCGCTGTCTGGGCAAAGAAGTTGGGCTACACCAATGTCTATCGCTACCCCGGCGGTATCTTTGCATGGAAAGGCGCGGGCAATCCGGTTGAATCCGCTAAGTGA
- a CDS encoding CHASE4 domain-containing protein: MSTAVFSSRHPRKWQAPLLVAAGLLMVVFTLVLIDTLVIQPAFLQLEQREALEDNSRARSALDQELKGLSNLTLDWANWDDSYVFVEHPNQAFIDSACPDAADLSSESQIDLLVYVHRDGRIIFNSVYNPMTREKTNLSFVHQDAPILQTLLNSILNSATPRKGILDTEQGLMLLVAAGIHTSERNGETRGLLLMGRFLNQTILAKLRQQTKVGFVLHAAKTLTAGEQEVFNQLQQLPPESRPLLREGCLYQLIKNIEGRPIALLRTDIRGEITALGKHMGRFLASVLGAISLVLLIWLSIYRHRMQLAHLELQISEDRYRQLFEAESDAIFLINNTTGQILEANKAASQLYQYTRQELLQYSESDLSAEPENARWLVAEPFCAESNEQLISIPLRLHQKKDGTIFPVEITGRIFCHKKNSFFITAIRDISKRVQMEREQAELEVLNRQLHKEESLGRMAGAIAHHFNNQLMTVAGFIQMAIDQNLSAEAAKDLHTALEAVRKATSISTLMQSYVGISGCQRQATDLAAACRGFLPMLLPLVPESIQFNTDLPDPGPISALNIDQLQQMLTNLMTNSIEALENQPPDHPGTINLRVKIMENIPLEHRYKFPVNWRPTDVSYACLEVNDNGCGIALDVMEKLFDPFYTTKFTGRGLGLALVLGLAKAHQGAILVDSAPGRGSTFKVLFPLLP; this comes from the coding sequence ATGAGCACCGCTGTCTTTTCCTCCCGGCATCCTCGCAAGTGGCAGGCCCCGCTCCTGGTTGCCGCTGGTTTGCTCATGGTGGTGTTCACGCTTGTCCTCATCGATACCCTTGTGATCCAGCCAGCCTTTCTCCAGTTGGAACAAAGGGAGGCGCTTGAAGACAACAGTCGAGCCAGGTCCGCCCTGGATCAGGAACTTAAAGGGCTTTCCAATCTCACCCTCGATTGGGCGAATTGGGACGACTCCTATGTCTTTGTCGAACACCCCAATCAGGCGTTCATCGATTCCGCCTGTCCGGATGCCGCCGATCTTTCCAGCGAAAGCCAGATTGACCTGCTGGTCTATGTTCACCGCGACGGCCGCATCATCTTCAACTCAGTCTACAATCCCATGACCCGGGAGAAAACCAACCTCTCCTTTGTACATCAAGATGCCCCGATTCTCCAAACACTGCTCAATTCCATCTTGAACAGTGCCACGCCACGCAAGGGAATCCTTGATACGGAACAGGGCCTCATGCTGCTCGTTGCCGCCGGCATTCACACCAGCGAACGTAATGGCGAAACCCGCGGCCTCCTGTTGATGGGGCGCTTCCTCAACCAGACCATTCTTGCAAAACTGCGGCAGCAAACCAAAGTTGGCTTCGTTCTCCATGCCGCCAAGACACTCACTGCCGGCGAACAAGAGGTGTTCAACCAGTTGCAGCAACTCCCGCCCGAGTCGCGGCCGTTGTTGCGTGAGGGCTGTCTTTATCAACTTATCAAAAATATCGAAGGCAGGCCGATCGCCCTGTTGAGAACGGATATCCGGGGAGAAATCACCGCACTGGGTAAGCACATGGGCAGATTCCTTGCCTCGGTGCTCGGCGCAATTTCCCTGGTGTTGCTGATATGGCTGTCCATATACCGCCATCGCATGCAACTGGCCCACCTTGAGTTGCAGATCAGCGAAGACCGGTATCGCCAACTGTTTGAAGCCGAGTCCGATGCCATTTTTCTGATCAACAACACAACCGGCCAAATCCTCGAGGCCAACAAGGCGGCAAGCCAGTTGTATCAGTACACTCGGCAAGAATTGCTGCAATATTCAGAGAGCGACCTTTCGGCGGAACCGGAGAACGCGCGCTGGCTGGTCGCAGAGCCATTCTGCGCCGAAAGCAATGAGCAACTCATCTCCATCCCACTGCGGCTGCATCAAAAAAAGGATGGAACCATATTTCCGGTAGAGATTACCGGACGGATCTTCTGTCACAAAAAGAACTCCTTCTTCATCACCGCCATTCGTGATATCAGCAAACGAGTGCAGATGGAACGGGAGCAGGCAGAACTGGAAGTACTCAACCGCCAGCTCCATAAGGAGGAAAGTCTGGGACGCATGGCGGGTGCCATCGCGCATCACTTCAACAACCAACTGATGACCGTCGCCGGCTTTATCCAAATGGCCATCGACCAGAACCTCTCAGCGGAAGCCGCAAAGGATCTCCACACAGCCCTTGAGGCGGTGCGCAAGGCCACCTCCATCAGCACCTTGATGCAATCCTATGTGGGAATTTCCGGGTGTCAACGTCAGGCCACCGACCTTGCCGCTGCCTGTCGAGGGTTTCTGCCGATGCTCCTCCCCCTGGTGCCGGAGTCGATTCAGTTCAATACCGACCTCCCCGATCCAGGGCCAATCAGCGCCCTCAACATCGATCAGCTCCAACAAATGCTCACCAACCTGATGACCAACAGTATCGAGGCGCTTGAAAACCAGCCACCCGACCATCCGGGAACAATCAATCTGCGCGTTAAGATCATGGAAAATATCCCCCTGGAACACCGGTATAAATTCCCGGTGAATTGGAGGCCGACGGATGTGTCCTATGCCTGCCTCGAGGTCAACGACAACGGCTGCGGCATCGCTTTGGATGTCATGGAAAAACTGTTTGACCCCTTCTACACCACCAAATTCACTGGCCGCGGCCTGGGACTTGCACTGGTGCTCGGCCTGGCCAAGGCGCACCAAGGAGCGATCCTGGTCGACAGCGCCCCCGGCCGGGGGAGTACGTTCAAGGTACTGTTTCCTCTACTTCCCTAG
- a CDS encoding methyl-accepting chemotaxis protein has translation MQLTSVRTKIAGIAGGCLIVSSAVLVGYSLYTAKSSQNHVNERVSTLLETRSLDGLKNLASNYAGKIRADFDVALDAARIMANVFSLSKESDNSGVQLGRDQINGILLKVLHDNPNFNGTYSCWEPDAIDGEDSAFKTGRDGNNKLTGRFTPYWNRDEKGNIAVQPLVEYDTRDRHPNGVLKGGWYINPQENHTESVLGPLPYIVQGKQVWLATMSVPILVNNKFFGVAGSDYNLDFVQELSKSVDKEVFDGQGEIIIVSNQGLIVAHSEKPELIGGPLKNIESEGIDQIIQDIQAGKSVAALNEKNHQFEVIAPIELGRTGKPWSVMIRVKQETVLSDAIALDKELTDAGRTTMYMLIGAGAVTAVLAIALLWYASGGIVRPIRHTVDMLKDIAEGEGDLTKRLNITVKDEVGEMATWFNLFMERLRELISQIVEDAGSLNSASAGLASIAVEMKRGAEDMAARSRSVAAGAEEMDVSMSGVASACEEAATNVNMVASSTDDMTVTIREIAQKAETSRTISESAVAKAGEVSDKLGHLGQSTLEISKVTEVISDISDQINLLALNATIEAARAGEAGKGFAVVASEVKELAKQTAEATQVVQSQIENIQKATEATVSEVGQILEIFNNVSANVASIAGEVEGQATTTQEIANNISQTSIGIQEVNQNVSQGSVVIGSINNEIAEVNKAVQEASVSIGQINEKSEELSGLSNKLQDLVGRFKV, from the coding sequence ATGCAGTTGACATCTGTTCGCACCAAAATCGCCGGGATCGCCGGAGGCTGCCTGATTGTTTCGTCAGCAGTGCTGGTGGGCTATAGTCTCTACACCGCCAAATCAAGCCAAAACCATGTGAATGAAAGGGTTTCCACCTTGCTTGAGACACGATCTCTGGATGGCCTGAAAAACCTGGCCAGCAACTACGCCGGAAAGATCAGGGCCGATTTTGACGTTGCTCTCGATGCGGCCCGTATCATGGCCAATGTCTTTTCGCTTTCGAAAGAGAGTGACAACAGCGGGGTACAGTTGGGACGCGACCAGATCAACGGTATTTTGCTCAAGGTGCTGCACGACAATCCCAACTTCAACGGCACCTATTCCTGTTGGGAACCCGATGCCATCGACGGAGAGGACAGTGCGTTCAAAACCGGACGGGACGGGAACAACAAACTCACCGGCCGTTTCACCCCCTACTGGAACCGGGATGAGAAGGGCAACATCGCGGTTCAACCCCTGGTTGAGTACGACACCCGTGACCGACATCCCAACGGTGTACTCAAGGGTGGCTGGTATATTAATCCACAGGAAAATCATACCGAGAGTGTTCTCGGGCCTCTGCCCTATATCGTCCAGGGAAAACAGGTGTGGCTGGCCACCATGTCGGTGCCGATTCTGGTGAATAATAAATTTTTTGGCGTGGCCGGATCCGACTATAACCTCGATTTTGTCCAAGAATTATCAAAGAGCGTTGACAAGGAGGTCTTCGACGGCCAGGGCGAAATCATTATCGTCAGCAACCAAGGGTTGATCGTTGCCCACAGCGAAAAGCCGGAACTTATCGGCGGCCCGCTGAAGAATATCGAATCCGAAGGAATCGATCAGATAATCCAGGATATTCAGGCCGGTAAAAGCGTGGCCGCGCTCAATGAAAAAAATCATCAGTTCGAGGTCATTGCCCCGATAGAACTTGGACGTACCGGCAAGCCCTGGTCGGTGATGATTCGGGTCAAGCAGGAGACCGTTCTTTCCGATGCCATTGCTCTGGATAAGGAACTGACCGATGCCGGTCGGACCACGATGTATATGCTGATCGGTGCCGGTGCGGTGACCGCTGTTTTGGCCATTGCCCTGCTCTGGTATGCCTCGGGTGGTATTGTCCGGCCGATTCGTCACACCGTGGATATGCTCAAAGATATCGCCGAAGGTGAGGGCGATCTGACCAAGAGGCTCAACATCACGGTCAAGGATGAGGTTGGCGAGATGGCAACCTGGTTCAACCTGTTCATGGAGCGGCTGCGGGAGTTGATCTCCCAGATCGTCGAGGATGCCGGTTCGCTCAACAGCGCCTCAGCTGGTTTGGCCTCCATTGCCGTTGAAATGAAACGGGGCGCCGAGGATATGGCTGCACGCTCCCGCTCGGTTGCCGCTGGCGCCGAGGAGATGGATGTGTCGATGAGCGGTGTTGCCTCGGCCTGCGAGGAGGCCGCCACCAACGTCAACATGGTTGCATCCTCAACCGATGACATGACCGTGACCATTCGTGAAATTGCGCAGAAAGCCGAGACCTCGCGTACCATATCCGAATCCGCGGTGGCCAAGGCCGGGGAAGTTTCGGACAAGCTTGGACACCTGGGGCAGAGCACCCTGGAGATCAGCAAGGTCACCGAGGTGATTTCCGACATCTCCGATCAAATCAATCTGCTCGCCCTCAATGCAACCATCGAGGCGGCCCGAGCCGGTGAGGCAGGAAAGGGGTTTGCGGTCGTCGCCTCCGAGGTCAAGGAGTTGGCCAAGCAAACTGCCGAGGCGACCCAGGTGGTCCAGTCACAGATTGAAAATATTCAGAAAGCCACCGAGGCGACGGTTTCCGAGGTTGGCCAGATCCTGGAAATTTTCAATAATGTGAGCGCGAATGTCGCCTCCATAGCGGGTGAGGTTGAAGGTCAGGCCACAACGACCCAAGAGATTGCCAACAATATCTCCCAGACCTCTATCGGCATTCAGGAAGTCAATCAGAATGTCAGTCAGGGCTCGGTGGTTATCGGATCGATCAACAATGAGATCGCCGAAGTGAACAAGGCCGTCCAGGAGGCCTCGGTTTCCATTGGCCAGATTAACGAAAAATCAGAGGAGCTTTCCGGGCTCTCCAACAAACTGCAGGATTTGGTCGGACGGTTCAAAGTCTGA
- a CDS encoding (Fe-S)-binding protein, which produces MIRRLRSFLPPGHPRPAPDPLLSQALESRLKAISEQCSECGACTRHCAFLKQYGSPKALSCEIAPNECEQLQLAFDCSLCGLCTAVCPQKLDPCGLFLDMRRQRIALGPFNTRPYRPLLTYEALGMSSLFSWLDLPVGCSTVFFPGCALPGSRPGVTLRMVQHLRDLIPSLGIMLTCCGKPSHDLGYTKAFSANFNSIKRRLQAHSITTVITTCPNCTKIFRQYAPELAVQTIFTLMADHQRPPVPRPTGHEREVVIHDPCPLRDDLRSQEATRILLHDLGFTAIPMRHERKHTLCCGEGGAVGFVRPELAGAWTQKRLSEADGREIVTTCAGCSAMFSRFTGAPHLADLLFPATGKSTPPPPPSRPPITYVNRLWLKFRLRALMHT; this is translated from the coding sequence ATGATCCGTCGTCTGCGCTCTTTCCTGCCCCCTGGCCATCCGCGACCGGCCCCCGATCCTCTCCTCAGTCAAGCCCTCGAGAGCAGGCTCAAGGCCATCTCCGAACAGTGCAGCGAATGCGGCGCCTGTACCCGTCACTGCGCCTTTCTCAAGCAGTACGGGTCGCCCAAAGCGCTCAGCTGCGAGATCGCCCCAAATGAGTGCGAGCAGTTGCAACTGGCCTTCGACTGCAGCCTCTGCGGGCTCTGCACCGCCGTATGCCCACAGAAACTCGATCCATGCGGCCTCTTTCTTGACATGCGCCGGCAACGCATTGCCCTTGGGCCATTCAATACCCGGCCATACCGCCCCCTGCTCACCTACGAAGCCCTGGGGATGTCTTCCTTGTTTTCCTGGTTGGACCTGCCCGTGGGCTGCTCCACGGTCTTCTTTCCCGGATGTGCCCTGCCCGGATCGCGCCCCGGGGTTACCCTGCGCATGGTGCAACATCTCAGGGATTTGATCCCCAGCCTGGGCATCATGCTCACCTGCTGTGGCAAACCTTCGCACGATCTTGGATATACGAAGGCGTTTAGCGCCAATTTCAACTCGATCAAGCGCCGACTGCAGGCTCACTCCATAACCACCGTGATCACGACCTGCCCCAACTGCACCAAAATTTTCCGCCAATACGCACCGGAGCTCGCCGTACAGACCATCTTCACCCTTATGGCCGACCACCAAAGGCCGCCCGTCCCCCGCCCCACCGGCCATGAGCGGGAAGTGGTCATCCACGATCCTTGCCCCCTGCGGGATGACCTCCGTTCACAGGAGGCAACCCGCATCCTGTTGCACGATCTTGGTTTCACCGCCATTCCAATGCGGCATGAGCGCAAACACACCCTTTGCTGCGGCGAAGGAGGTGCTGTTGGATTCGTCCGCCCCGAACTTGCCGGAGCATGGACGCAGAAAAGGCTGAGCGAGGCTGATGGACGGGAGATCGTGACCACTTGCGCCGGTTGCAGCGCCATGTTCAGCCGTTTTACAGGGGCCCCCCATCTGGCCGATCTGCTGTTCCCTGCCACGGGAAAAAGCACGCCCCCACCTCCTCCATCCAGGCCTCCCATAACCTATGTCAACCGCTTGTGGCTCAAGTTCCGTCTTCGCGCGCTCATGCATACCTGA
- a CDS encoding MauE/DoxX family redox-associated membrane protein, with amino-acid sequence MTRSESTLRRRLPFLITRLTVFVCIRWVLAAIFIYSGAIKLFDPSRFAQIISGFGLLPKPLLMPTAILLPLTELIAGIGLLFNKRGSLTAITLMLVLFMGVLSYGISLGLDIDCGCFGPEDPEYAYKGLKTAMVRDSVMMIAILCLFWQRRHITQASSLKPGEEGT; translated from the coding sequence ATGACTCGATCCGAATCCACCTTGCGGCGACGCCTGCCGTTTTTGATCACCAGACTGACTGTTTTTGTCTGCATCCGCTGGGTACTGGCAGCGATTTTTATCTATTCCGGGGCAATAAAGCTGTTTGACCCTTCCCGTTTTGCCCAGATTATAAGTGGATTCGGCCTGCTGCCAAAACCATTGCTCATGCCGACCGCCATCCTCCTGCCTCTGACGGAACTGATTGCCGGCATTGGTCTTCTGTTCAACAAACGGGGCAGCCTGACAGCCATTACCTTGATGCTGGTGCTGTTCATGGGGGTCCTGAGCTACGGAATCAGCCTGGGACTGGATATTGACTGCGGTTGTTTTGGCCCCGAAGATCCGGAATACGCTTATAAAGGATTAAAAACGGCGATGGTGCGGGACAGCGTCATGATGATCGCGATCCTCTGCCTCTTCTGGCAAAGACGCCATATCACTCAAGCAAGCAGTTTAAAGCCCGGTGAGGAGGGAACATGA